CGGTCTTTTTTAATTAAACGATTAGTCCATGTTTCTATACTTGAATTTATAAATATGGTAGAATTTTATTAGCTATTGGATATTTTAGTTAATATTCAAATTAAGAACGTTTAAATAACTGAATAAGGAGAATACAAATATGATCTACAAAGTTTTGTATCAAAAAGACAAGATTGTCAATCCTAGAAGAGAAGCCACTCAGACTCTTTATCTAGAAGCAGATAATCTAGTTACAGCAAGAACCTTGGTTGAGGACAATACCCCCTATAACATTGAACTCATTCAAGAATTGACCGGCAACTCACTAACATATGAAAAAGAGAACGCTAACTTTAAATTGACGTCCTTTGAAAGCAAGAAGTAATTATCTGTGCGTATTAAAAATAACGAAGTAGCTGTTTTTGCAATCGGGGGGTTGCATGAAATTGGCAAAAATATGTATTGTGTGCAGTACCAAGATGAGATTGTCATTATGGACTGCGGCATCAAGTTTCCTGAAGATGATCTATTAGGCATCAATTACGTTATCTCAGACTATTCATACCTAGTTAAGAATCGCAAGAAAATTAAGGCACTAGTCGTTAGCCACGGTCACGAAGACCATATCGGTGGTATTCCCTTCTTACTTGAAAAGATTCCTGAAATTCCGGTATATGCAACGCCATTTGCACTATCGCTTATTAAAGGTAAACTTGAAGAACACGGATTACTCAGAACGACCGAATTACATGAAGAACATGAAGATACCGTTTTAAAATTTAAAAAGTTATCTGTTGAATTTTTTAGAACTACTCACTCTATCCCTGATACTCTAGGTATTGCCGTCCATACTCCACTGGGTGCTGTAGTGTTTACTGGTGATTTTAAATTTGATTTAACTCCAGTAATGAATCAGCCTGCACCAGATTTTCAGAAAATGGCTAAGCTAGGTAGCGAAGGCGTTTTAGCATTATTATCTGACTCAACAAATGCTGAAGTCAGTCAGTTCACTAAATCTGAACGTTTTGTAGCTAAATCACTCCATGATATTATCACGGGAATTCATGGACGAATTATCTTTGCGACTTTCGCTTCTAATCTTTACCGAGTATCAACCGCTATTCAAGCAGCGATTGATACTGGTAGAAAAGTGGCTATTTTTGGTCGTAGCATGGAAAATGGTGTCCAAAACGGTATTGATCTGGGTTATCTAAATGTTCCCGAAGGATTAATTGTTGATGCCAACGAAATTAACCACACACCACCTGACCAAGTCATGATTCTGTGTACTGGTTCTCAAGGCGAGCCACTTGCCGCATTATCACGAATTGCCAATGGTACTCATCGGCAGATCAGTCTGCAACCAGATGATACAGTCATCTTTTCATCTAACCCAATTCCTGGGAATACGCTTAGCGTTAATCACCTCATTAATAAACTAATGGAAGGTGGCGCCAACGTAGTCCACGGTCGTGTTAATAACATTCATACTTCTGGTCACGGTGGTCAAGAAGAACTCAAAATGATGGTTCGCTTAACTCACCCGCAATATATGATTCCAGTCCATGGAGAATACAGGATGCAAGTAGTTCATACTGAATTGGCTCAAGCGGCTGGCGTTCCTGCTGATCACACTTTTGTCTTAGATAATGGTGAGGTCTTGTGTTTCGGTCCAGACGGATCCAGGATTGCTGGACGAATTCCTGCAGGTGATGTCTACGTTGACACTTCAGGAACTGCTGATGTTGGTAACGTCGTAGTCCATGATCGTCAGATTTTATCTGAGGATGGCTTAGTAGTAGCGGTAGCAACCGTTGATTACAAACATAAACGAGTATTGGCAGGACCTGATGTCCTAAGTCGTGGTTTTGTTTATATGCGCGAATCGACAGATTTGATTAGCCAAGCGCAAAAGCACATCTATCACATTATTAAAACTGAAATGGATAAAACCGATCATCCTAAAGATAGTGTTATTCGCAAGGCGATCGTAGAAAATCTCTCCGACTTTTTATATTCGCGAACCAAACGTAGACCAATGATTTTACCAATGATTGTTGAAAAGAAATAAATAAAAAGCCCAAGTGGGCTTTTTATTTTTAGTAAAGATAGATCAAAAATATGAAAATACATCTCTTAGTCAATGAGTCAGCTGGCAATGGCCATGCTAAAAAAATATTCGATCAAACCGTTTTACTCTTAATTGATCAAGATATTGCATTTAGCTTTGAAAAAAGCAACTATGCTGGCGAGTTAATTACATTAGCTGAAGCGTATGGCAACCTAACCCATTCTGATAATGAATATCTGATAGTTATTGGCGGCGATGGCTCACTTAATGAAGTCTTAAACGGCATTAAGCGATCAAGCCAACCCAATTTACCTTTTGCTTATTTACCAGCTGGTACTGGTAACGATTTTGGTCGAGCTGCAAACCTAACTAATCAGCCGAAAACTTTACTCAAGCAATTAAAAAAGCGGCCTACTCCCACCTTAATGGATTGCGGCGCTTTTAAAATAATTAATCGTTCACAGCAGACTTATTATTTTGCCAATAATTTAGGTATTGGGTTTGATGCTTATGTTAATCATTATAGCAACCATTCCAATTTAAAAAAGTTACTTAACACGCTTAAGCAAGGAAAATTAAGCTATATATCCTATATCTTGAAAGCGGTTAGTAAGCAGGATACATTTCAGGTAGATGTTCAAAGTAAGTCGCACAAACTACATTTTAATGATGCTTTTTTAGTAACTACAACTAATCATCCATACTTAGGCGGCGGTATTCCACTACTTCCTAGTGCATCTGTTACTAACCATCAGATCGCTACTGTCATTGTAGAAAAACGCAGTATCCCTAAGTTAATCAAACTGTTTATTAACCTACTCAAAGATGGTTCGCATATTAAAGATCCGCAATTTCATTATCTTGAAGCAAAAAAAATTACTATTAAAACTTATCAACCTGAATTTGGTCAAGTTGATGGTGAAGAAATTCATCCAAGAGCCTTTGAACTTGAGCTAACAGTTAATCACTTTAACTTATTAAAATGAACAAAACCGCTTTTCGCAGTTAGTGAAAAGCAGTCTTTGTTTGTCCTAAAAAGCTTCAAACGAGCCATTCTTTCGTTCTTTTTTAAAGAAGTAATTAAAAATAAAAATACCTATTATTAACCAGACTAGGTTGACGAGTAAATAGTTAACTATCTGCATCGTGAAAATTCTTTGTCCCAAAAATAACTTTCGGACTAATTCTATTCCTCCGACATACGGTACCAATTCTTGCCAAACGCTATAAACAGGAAGATAGACATTTGAAACCATTAATAAAATAGCTTGAAAAATAGTTGACCATTGTCCAAGCTGCTTGAAGCGCAGTGATCCAGCAGCAAAGATTAAACCCAAACCAAACATACCAACATTTGAAATTAACGACAAAATAAAGGTCAAAATTAAAAGCCAGATCATTTCCCCTAGAGAATATGACGTAACCAGACAAGTTCCTATACTAAGCACTATCAAGTAAAGCCAAGTAATAGCACTATCTGCCAAAGCTTGAATCAAATATAATAACCATAATGGGAAAACTGCTTGTACCTCGCTTTCTAAGATACCAGCCTTTTCATTACTTTCAATTGCCATAGCACAGCTCCCAAGCTGTGAAATTCCCAAACTCCAAAAGAGATAGCCGATTAAAATAATAAAAACCCCATTATTAGTATGATATAGCTTACCCATTTCGCTAGTATCAGAAAACAACATAATAGCAACCAGCGCACCAGCATAAATTAAAAATTGACTAAGGGTTGCTGGTAAATATCGTAAATTGCTTTTTAGTTCTAAATAAAGTTGTACCCAAAATAGTTGCCAGACTTTTTTAATTCTTCGCAAAGTTTATCTCCCTCATTAATCATACAATTCATGATACATGGCAATTAATTGCGACTCAGCTAACGGATGCGTAATTGTTTGTGCAATAGTTCCATTTTGCAAAAATATATAATAATCAGCCACTGCTGCTAACATATGTGTATCATGAGAAGAGATCACTTGCAGCTTTTTAGTCTTAGTCCTGAGTTGCTTAATAAGAGTAACTAATTCTGCTTGAGCAGAAATATCTAGACCATTTGAAGGCTCATCTAACAGTATTAGCTCCGTCTGCAGTGCGGCTGCCACCAAAATAGCTGCTTTTTTCTTTTGTCCAGTTGATAACTTTTCAAAGGTAGTAGATAAATTATTATTAAAGTTAAAAACTTCGGCTAACTGAATCAATTTTTCCCGAGTTTTATTCAAATTTTGACCTTTTAATGAAGCAAAATATAATTCATTTTCCAAAATAGTCAATTTATTGCGCAGTCCGCGTTCACCCGAAACAACAAAGGTGGTTTGTTTACTAGCCCAATTAGCATAACTTTGTCCTGTTTGATCAATACTAATCCTACCACTAGTTGCTGCCAATACTCCACTTAATAAGCGCAGCATCGTTGACTTACCAGCACCATTAGGACCAACTAGACCAATTACAGAAGACTTTTGAGATAAAGCTAAGTTTATGTCGTGCAAGATCAACTTTTTGCCATAGGTTTTGCTAACCTTATCAAAGATAATTGTCATTAAGTTAATCCTCCTAAATATTAATTATTTTTTATTAAAAATATAATTTAATTAAAGCACTTTTAGTTTATCTAAGCAATAAAAAAACAGTAGTAACTACTGCTTTGGTTTACCCTAAATATGAAATTGCCACTTGCAACTGTGCTAACTTCATAATTGAACTTGCAAGTTCAGACTTAGGTATTGTTATTGAAATCTCATTTGTTAATTCATCAAAGTCAAAGCCACTACCAAGTACTAGTTCCGTAGCAGTTTGGATTAATTCTTCATCACTAGCTCCTGGATCAAGCTTAAAAAGTAGACGTCCATCATCACTTAC
This DNA window, taken from Lactobacillus sp. ESL0684, encodes the following:
- a CDS encoding YegS/Rv2252/BmrU family lipid kinase, which produces MKIHLLVNESAGNGHAKKIFDQTVLLLIDQDIAFSFEKSNYAGELITLAEAYGNLTHSDNEYLIVIGGDGSLNEVLNGIKRSSQPNLPFAYLPAGTGNDFGRAANLTNQPKTLLKQLKKRPTPTLMDCGAFKIINRSQQTYYFANNLGIGFDAYVNHYSNHSNLKKLLNTLKQGKLSYISYILKAVSKQDTFQVDVQSKSHKLHFNDAFLVTTTNHPYLGGGIPLLPSASVTNHQIATVIVEKRSIPKLIKLFINLLKDGSHIKDPQFHYLEAKKITIKTYQPEFGQVDGEEIHPRAFELELTVNHFNLLK
- a CDS encoding ribonuclease J; this translates as MRIKNNEVAVFAIGGLHEIGKNMYCVQYQDEIVIMDCGIKFPEDDLLGINYVISDYSYLVKNRKKIKALVVSHGHEDHIGGIPFLLEKIPEIPVYATPFALSLIKGKLEEHGLLRTTELHEEHEDTVLKFKKLSVEFFRTTHSIPDTLGIAVHTPLGAVVFTGDFKFDLTPVMNQPAPDFQKMAKLGSEGVLALLSDSTNAEVSQFTKSERFVAKSLHDIITGIHGRIIFATFASNLYRVSTAIQAAIDTGRKVAIFGRSMENGVQNGIDLGYLNVPEGLIVDANEINHTPPDQVMILCTGSQGEPLAALSRIANGTHRQISLQPDDTVIFSSNPIPGNTLSVNHLINKLMEGGANVVHGRVNNIHTSGHGGQEELKMMVRLTHPQYMIPVHGEYRMQVVHTELAQAAGVPADHTFVLDNGEVLCFGPDGSRIAGRIPAGDVYVDTSGTADVGNVVVHDRQILSEDGLVVAVATVDYKHKRVLAGPDVLSRGFVYMRESTDLISQAQKHIYHIIKTEMDKTDHPKDSVIRKAIVENLSDFLYSRTKRRPMILPMIVEKK
- a CDS encoding DUF1828 domain-containing protein, coding for MNNKAILNSESVQKSISDWVIDNTKVAQVSEDTLEVATTEIDAYGDTIYCFIKMLDNAYQVSDDGRLLFKLDPGASDEELIQTATELVLGSGFDFDELTNEISITIPKSELASSIMKLAQLQVAISYLG
- a CDS encoding DNA-dependent RNA polymerase subunit epsilon, coding for MIYKVLYQKDKIVNPRREATQTLYLEADNLVTARTLVEDNTPYNIELIQELTGNSLTYEKENANFKLTSFESKK
- a CDS encoding ABC transporter ATP-binding protein, coding for MTIIFDKVSKTYGKKLILHDINLALSQKSSVIGLVGPNGAGKSTMLRLLSGVLAATSGRISIDQTGQSYANWASKQTTFVVSGERGLRNKLTILENELYFASLKGQNLNKTREKLIQLAEVFNFNNNLSTTFEKLSTGQKKKAAILVAAALQTELILLDEPSNGLDISAQAELVTLIKQLRTKTKKLQVISSHDTHMLAAVADYYIFLQNGTIAQTITHPLAESQLIAMYHELYD